A section of the Acanthochromis polyacanthus isolate Apoly-LR-REF ecotype Palm Island chromosome 13, KAUST_Apoly_ChrSc, whole genome shotgun sequence genome encodes:
- the ttc36 gene encoding tetratricopeptide repeat protein 36 isoform X1 produces MSLLFCHLSSLSSHTHTGKMASAHDRAVLQAIFNPNTPFGDIPGLNQEEELIDDDSGFDTELLKQVKELEMRGVSAAEAGDLQAALQLFSQAIQILPQRASAYNNRAQALRLQGDTAGALDDLDRAVALSCSVGRTACQALVQRGLLRRLACQNDEARADFEKAAALGSEFAKQQAIVLNPYAALCNKMLAEVINKLRNPEASRCSS; encoded by the exons ATGAGTCTCCTTTTTTGCcatctttcttctctttcttcacacacacacactggtaaGATGGCTTCAGCGCATGACAGAGCTGTACTCCAGGCTATATTCAACCCCAACACCCCTTTCGGAGACATTCCTGGCCTTAACCAAGAGGAGGAATTAATTGATGATG ACAGTGGCTTTGACACAGAGTTGCTGAAGCAAGTGAAAGAGTTGGAGATGCGGGGTGTCTCAGCAGCAGAGGCTGGGGATTTGCAAGCTGCACTTCAACTGTTCAGCCAGGCAATCCAGATCCTGCCTCAGCGAGCTTCAGCCTATAACAACCGGGCACAGGCCCTGCGGCTGCAGGGGGACACAGCAG GAGCCCTGGACGATCTGGACCGAGCAGTTGCTCTGAGCTGCAGCGTTGGACGAACTGCCTGCCAGGCGCTGGTGCAGAGAGGCCTTCTCCGTAGATTGGCATGCCAGAATGATGAAGCCAGGGCGGATTTCGAGAAAGCAGCTGCGCTTGGAAGCGAATTTGCGAAACAACAGGCCATAGTCCTTAATCCGTACGCCGCCCTGTGCAACAAAATGCTGGCAGAGGTGATCAACAAACTACGCAACCCCGAAGCGTCTAGATGCAGTAGTTAA
- the ttc36 gene encoding tetratricopeptide repeat protein 36 isoform X2, with the protein MRGVSAAEAGDLQAALQLFSQAIQILPQRASAYNNRAQALRLQGDTAGALDDLDRAVALSCSVGRTACQALVQRGLLRRLACQNDEARADFEKAAALGSEFAKQQAIVLNPYAALCNKMLAEVINKLRNPEASRCSS; encoded by the exons ATGCGGGGTGTCTCAGCAGCAGAGGCTGGGGATTTGCAAGCTGCACTTCAACTGTTCAGCCAGGCAATCCAGATCCTGCCTCAGCGAGCTTCAGCCTATAACAACCGGGCACAGGCCCTGCGGCTGCAGGGGGACACAGCAG GAGCCCTGGACGATCTGGACCGAGCAGTTGCTCTGAGCTGCAGCGTTGGACGAACTGCCTGCCAGGCGCTGGTGCAGAGAGGCCTTCTCCGTAGATTGGCATGCCAGAATGATGAAGCCAGGGCGGATTTCGAGAAAGCAGCTGCGCTTGGAAGCGAATTTGCGAAACAACAGGCCATAGTCCTTAATCCGTACGCCGCCCTGTGCAACAAAATGCTGGCAGAGGTGATCAACAAACTACGCAACCCCGAAGCGTCTAGATGCAGTAGTTAA
- the LOC110955794 gene encoding F-box only protein 40, translated as MSDFLLTCLWCFCNDRFEKLGWKCCLSLLFVLCCFSLKVKTNKRPVGHHDHCDKCYNVHCQVPVQSSVSCMVIKCRKNCGATLHMCKQEEHQLLCPNETVPCINVNNGCPLTMLRHRLAKHLEVCPASVVCCSQEWNRWPVAETDPTFYRNVSENPLANTELNLDVALALRDQELLFQSIKMKNIFPELMAEEDPGLQSVSAGVNGPAEEASCSLDCGELTENDWAKTEVKEMSQEERDTLAKSRDVTSIENYNSWEKIFNKEKEGCKETVKNLNKGEKEKEQESSNSQGETRDSHQGEKSAAAARSTDGATGLAPWQDGVLERLGKEVNISEYNMYLVHNGAMLINFGQLAACTPRERDFVYGNLEPIEVKTIRSFNVPTSYRAKRCHLKDPAQRAKTTHKSVDTADLGVSVEDLPKCEEINATLLCSLEKELKGHLISESTSTDGLYVDVGTQTYSFSSAPFKTNASLAEVIADKPHGVYMHVESESVTRRHNKTSSAFTYICGHFFRRNEYRHHFRNVHCDIQASLNGWFQQRCPLAYLGCTFTQMRFYPAGQRATIKFCQDVSTFALQPQVPSSLCEGGKNLSPQRNGICNVDPLSRLPLEILQHIAGYLDGFTLSQLSQVSHLMREVCATLLPERGMVSLKWEKKTYSTGASSWRYRKKVWKFSPVFSSVDRWSFGDAPSMSDHLQSCSFYQRHERREPVALACLGEVRGKHGELKHKR; from the exons ATGTCAGACTTCCTGCTCACCTGCCTCTG GTGTTTCTG TAATGATAGGTTTGAAAAACTTGGCTGGAAATGTTGCCTATCActgctttttgtgttgtgttgtttctctctGAAGGTGAAGACAAATAAGAGGCCAGTGGGTCATCATGACCACTGTGACAAGTGTTACAACGTCCACTGTCAGGTCCCAGTGCAGTCCTCTGTGTCGTGCATGGTTATCAAGTGTCGTAAAAACTGCGGTGCCACCCTCCATATGTGCAAACAAGAGGAGCACCAGCTTCTCTGCCCGAATGAGACGGTCCCTTGCATTAACGTTAACAATGGCTGTCCCCTCACAATGCTGCGCCACAGGTTGGCCAAACACCTAGAGGTCTGTCCGGCCAGCGTGGTCTGCTGCTCTCAGGAGTGGAACCGCTGGCCTGTCGCAGAAACCGATCCGACCTTTTACAGAAATGTTTCTGAAAACCCCCTGGCAAACACAGAGCTCAACCTCGATGTTGCTTTGGCTCTCAGGGACCAGGAGCTGCTGTTTCAATCCATCAAAATGAAGAACATCTTTCCCGAACTGATGGCAGAGGAGGATCCTGGCCTTCAGAGTGTCTCTGCTGGGGTCAACGGCCCTGCAGAGGAGGCATCCTGTTCTTTAGATTGCGGTGAACTCACAGAAAATGATTGGGCGAAGACTGAAGTAAAAGAAATGAGTCAAGAGGAGAGAGACACTTTGGCGAAGAGCAGGGATGTGACGAGTATTGAAAATTACAACTCCTGGGAGAAAATATTCAACAAAGAGAAGGAGGGATGCAAGGAAActgtcaaaaacctgaataagggggagaaagaaaaagagcaagAATCATCAAACAGTCAGGGAGAGACAAGAGACTCACACCAGGGTGAaaaaagtgctgctgctgccagaaGCACGGATGGTGCAACCGGCCTTGCTCCGTGGCAAGACGGGGTACTTGAAAGGTTAGGCAAAGAAGTCAACATTTCAGAGTATAATATGTACCTGGTGCACAACGGGGCCATGTTGATTAACTTTGGCCAACTTGCTGCTTGCACACCGAGAGAAAGGGATTTTGTATATGGGAATCTGGAGCCCATCGAGGTGAAGACAATCCGCTCATTTAATGTTCCAACGAGCTACCGAGCAAAGCGCTGTCACCTTAAAGACCCCGCACAGAGGGCCAAGACCACACACAAGAGTGTTGACACTGCAGATTTGGGAGTGTCAGTTGAGGATCTTCCAAAGTGTGAGGAGATTAACGCAACGCTTCTGTGCTCCCTGGAAAAGGAACTGAAGGGACATTTAATCTCAGAGAGCACATCGACAGATGGTCTTTATGTGGATGTAGGGACACAAACGTACAGCTTTTCATCTGCACCGTTCAAAACAAATGCATCCCTTGCAGAGGTCATCGCAGATAAACCCCATGGCGTTTATATGCACGTTGAGTCGGAGTCAGTCACCAGGAGGCACAATAAAACCAGTTCAGCCTTCACCTACATCTGTGGCCACTTCTTTCGGCGCAACGAATACCGCCATCATTTCAGGAATGTGCACTGTGACATACAGGCCTCTCTAAACGGCTGGTTCCAGCAGCGCTGCCCCTTAGCGTACCTCGGCTGCACTTTCACCCAGATGAGGTTTTACCCTGCAGGTCAAAGAGCTACAATAAAATTCTGCCAAGATGTCAGCACCTTTGCTCTCCAGCCACAAGTCCCTTCTTCTCTCTGTGAAGGCGGGAAAAACTTAAGCCCTCAGAGAAATGGTATATGTAATGTGGATCCCCTCAGCAGGCTCCCTCTGGAGATCCTGCAGCATATTGCTGGTTACCTCGATGGTTTTACACTGTCTCAGCTGTCCCAGGTTTCCCATCTGATGAGAGAGGTGTGTGCTACGTTGCTGCCAGAGAGAGGGATGGTCTCCCTCAAGTGGGAGAAAAAGACATATTCCACCGGAGCAAGTTCCTGGAGatacagaaagaaa gttTGGAAATTCAGCCCTGTGTTTTCTTCCGTGGACAGATGGAGCTTCGGAGATGCTCCTTCCATGTCAGATCACCTGCAAAGCTGCTCCTTCTACCAGAGACATGAGCGCAGGGAGCCGGTGGCTTTAGCCTGCCTGGGAGAGGTCAGAGGCAAACATGGTGAACTAAAACACAAAAGATAA